A single region of the Arthrobacter sp. PAMC25564 genome encodes:
- a CDS encoding sensor histidine kinase, which produces MERTSRRTPLRFSTQMLLLQLGVVALVVLLSSAVHAWLSYDRLGREAENQALTLARTVASDPGVRAEVQSISALPAAPPAAELLAGPLMAAAEGARARTGALFVVITDETGIRLAHPDAERLGEKVSTDPSEALAGKEVTTRNTGTLGPSAGAKVPVFAPGSAAVVGEVSVGYSTETIGQSLARDIIPIALTAAGALIVGALASFLLRRRLQRLTLGLEPEEISTLVHDQVAVLQGVDDGVIGVSEDGRISVFNAAAQRLLGEPDLTGTSWAGAPVPARLKALTKADAAEGDAVELVAGGRVLVASARKALHGREDLGWVLMLRDRTELQQLTRQLDAVGTMSGALRAQRHEFANQLHTIAGFMGIGQHRQAREYVAGLVATGPLKFPVDQAGLLQDPYLQAFLGAKGVEADERGVTLRLGPETQVRGQVTEPQEVTTVLGNLVDNAVNAAVAGSSPERWVEVEILDEPGTGSDGGTLHIVVGDSGDGLPAAGTGADTAFAEGFTTSERPARTGAGQGLGLALARQLARRRGGDVRVLDQGSPGGPGAVFMATLPGATKPNERDNDA; this is translated from the coding sequence CTGACCCTGGCCCGGACCGTGGCCTCGGACCCGGGTGTGCGGGCGGAGGTCCAATCCATCAGCGCCCTTCCCGCCGCTCCCCCGGCGGCCGAGCTGCTCGCCGGTCCGCTGATGGCCGCCGCGGAAGGCGCCCGCGCCCGCACCGGGGCGCTGTTCGTCGTCATCACGGACGAGACCGGCATCCGCCTGGCGCACCCGGACGCCGAGCGGCTGGGCGAAAAGGTCAGCACGGACCCGTCCGAGGCCCTGGCCGGCAAGGAGGTCACCACCCGGAACACCGGCACACTGGGTCCCTCCGCCGGGGCCAAAGTCCCCGTGTTCGCCCCGGGCTCCGCCGCCGTCGTGGGCGAGGTGAGCGTCGGCTACTCCACGGAGACCATCGGCCAAAGCCTCGCCCGGGACATCATCCCCATTGCCCTGACCGCAGCCGGGGCCCTGATCGTCGGGGCGCTGGCGTCGTTCCTGTTGCGACGGCGGCTGCAGCGGCTGACGCTGGGACTGGAACCGGAAGAAATCAGTACCCTGGTCCATGACCAGGTGGCCGTGCTGCAGGGCGTGGACGACGGCGTGATCGGCGTTTCCGAGGACGGCCGGATCAGCGTCTTCAACGCGGCGGCCCAGCGGCTGCTCGGGGAGCCCGATCTGACCGGGACCTCCTGGGCCGGGGCGCCGGTGCCTGCCCGGCTGAAAGCGCTGACCAAGGCGGACGCGGCCGAGGGCGACGCGGTCGAGCTCGTGGCCGGCGGCAGGGTCCTGGTGGCGAGCGCCCGCAAGGCGCTGCACGGGCGCGAGGACCTGGGCTGGGTCCTCATGCTGCGTGACCGCACCGAGCTCCAGCAGCTGACCCGCCAGCTCGATGCCGTCGGTACCATGTCCGGCGCGCTCCGGGCCCAGCGGCACGAGTTCGCGAACCAGCTCCACACCATCGCCGGCTTCATGGGCATCGGACAGCACCGGCAGGCCCGTGAGTACGTCGCCGGGCTGGTGGCCACGGGTCCGCTGAAATTCCCGGTCGACCAGGCCGGGCTGCTCCAGGACCCGTACCTCCAGGCCTTCCTGGGGGCCAAGGGGGTGGAAGCCGACGAGCGTGGTGTTACCCTGCGGCTCGGGCCGGAAACCCAGGTCCGCGGCCAGGTCACCGAACCGCAGGAGGTCACCACCGTCCTCGGCAACCTGGTCGACAACGCCGTGAATGCCGCCGTCGCCGGCTCCTCACCGGAGCGCTGGGTCGAGGTGGAGATCCTGGACGAACCCGGCACCGGATCCGACGGAGGCACGCTGCATATCGTCGTCGGCGATTCCGGCGACGGGCTGCCCGCCGCCGGGACCGGAGCGGACACCGCGTTCGCGGAGGGGTTCACGACGTCGGAACGGCCGGCCCGGACGGGGGCAGGCCAGGGGCTGGGGCTGGCGCTGGCCCGCCAGCTGGCCCGCCGCCGCGGCGGGGACGTGCGGGTGCTGGACCAGGGCTCCCCCGGCGGCCCCGGAGCGGTGTTCATGGCCACGCTGCCGGGAGCGACAAAGCCCAACGAAAGGGACAACGATGCCTGA
- a CDS encoding inositol monophosphatase family protein encodes MNADPAALLELAKAAAAAGAAVLATRNAAALDVSNKGDSGDWVTAFDVAAEAAVRDIITTARPQDIITGEEGGTVLPDTPSGYRWSIDPLDGTTNFIRNIVYYGTSVAVADPDGVWLAGVVNAPALGRTYFAARGHGAWLQEKGQLTQLNGPVPGRTGQILATGFSYDPAVRAEQSAGLGSIMAGFADVRRLGSAALDLCLVADGTHDAYGERGLNEHDFAAGALIAEEAGCWVRRPRLTSPLAGGPSDGERLASWTCAGTLELSGTFPL; translated from the coding sequence ATGAATGCGGACCCCGCAGCCTTACTGGAACTTGCCAAAGCGGCGGCAGCAGCCGGGGCGGCCGTCCTGGCCACCCGCAACGCCGCTGCCCTGGACGTCAGCAACAAGGGCGATTCCGGGGACTGGGTGACCGCCTTCGACGTTGCCGCCGAGGCCGCCGTCCGGGACATCATCACTACGGCCCGGCCCCAGGACATCATCACGGGAGAGGAGGGCGGGACCGTCCTGCCGGACACGCCGAGCGGCTACCGCTGGTCCATCGATCCACTCGACGGCACCACGAACTTCATCCGGAACATCGTCTACTACGGCACCTCCGTGGCTGTGGCGGACCCCGACGGCGTCTGGCTGGCCGGCGTCGTCAACGCCCCGGCGCTGGGCCGGACCTACTTCGCCGCCCGCGGACACGGCGCCTGGCTCCAGGAGAAGGGGCAGCTGACCCAGCTCAACGGCCCCGTCCCCGGACGCACCGGGCAGATCCTGGCCACCGGCTTCAGCTACGACCCGGCCGTCCGGGCGGAACAGTCGGCCGGTCTCGGCAGCATCATGGCGGGCTTCGCCGATGTGCGCCGCCTCGGCTCCGCGGCACTGGACCTGTGCCTCGTGGCCGACGGCACCCACGACGCGTACGGCGAACGCGGCCTGAACGAACACGATTTCGCCGCGGGCGCCCTGATCGCCGAGGAGGCCGGCTGCTGGGTGCGCCGGCCGCGGCTGACCAGCCCGCTGGCCGGCGGCCCGTCCGACGGTGAACGGCTGGCATCCTGGACCTGCGCCGGCACCCTGGAACTCTCCGGCACGTTCCCGCTCTGA
- a CDS encoding RidA family protein: protein MRKTFGTGSTWEEKVGYSRAVQVDNTLYISATAASGDDGVVGQDFYTQTRYILEKLGAVLADAGFDYADVVQSKLYLTDISQWEEAGRAHGEVFGGIRPALALVHVLPFLDPKMLVEIELVAQKSVN, encoded by the coding sequence ATGCGCAAGACATTCGGCACCGGCTCCACCTGGGAAGAGAAGGTCGGCTACTCCCGCGCCGTCCAGGTGGACAACACCCTCTACATCTCCGCCACCGCGGCCAGCGGTGACGACGGCGTCGTGGGCCAGGACTTCTACACCCAGACCCGCTACATCCTGGAAAAGCTGGGGGCCGTGCTGGCCGACGCCGGCTTCGACTACGCCGACGTCGTGCAGTCCAAGCTGTACCTGACGGACATCAGCCAGTGGGAGGAAGCCGGGCGCGCCCACGGCGAGGTCTTCGGCGGGATCCGCCCTGCCCTCGCACTGGTCCACGTGCTGCCGTTCCTGGACCCCAAGATGCTGGTCGAGATCGAACTCGTCGCCCAGAAGAGCGTCAACTAA
- a CDS encoding GNAT family N-acetyltransferase — MHPQILIRPAVPADYDAIARITRESYLAAGYFESADHPYMRQVQDVEERAAKATIWVAERAGQVVGSVTLAVAGEPYADIARSDELEFRMLVVDPAVQRSGAGKAMIEAIIEHARSLPGIRAVALTTGVSWESAHGLYRKTGFRRVPERDWLVPGTDIKLLVYRQDVGPT, encoded by the coding sequence GTGCATCCGCAGATCCTCATCCGTCCCGCAGTTCCGGCCGATTACGACGCCATTGCCCGCATCACCAGGGAGTCCTACCTGGCCGCGGGCTATTTCGAAAGCGCCGACCACCCCTATATGCGGCAGGTCCAGGATGTTGAAGAGCGGGCGGCGAAGGCCACCATCTGGGTGGCGGAACGCGCGGGCCAGGTCGTGGGGTCCGTGACGCTCGCCGTGGCGGGGGAGCCCTACGCCGACATCGCCCGGAGCGACGAGCTGGAGTTCCGCATGCTCGTGGTGGACCCGGCTGTACAGCGCAGCGGCGCCGGCAAGGCCATGATCGAGGCCATCATCGAGCATGCCAGGTCGCTGCCCGGGATCAGGGCGGTGGCCCTGACCACGGGCGTGAGCTGGGAAAGTGCCCACGGGCTGTACCGGAAGACGGGTTTCCGCCGGGTCCCGGAGCGGGACTGGCTGGTGCCGGGCACCGACATAAAGCTGCTGGTTTACCGGCAGGACGTCGGGCCGACCTAA